Proteins encoded by one window of Elaeis guineensis isolate ETL-2024a chromosome 12, EG11, whole genome shotgun sequence:
- the LOC105055101 gene encoding basic leucine zipper 23, whose protein sequence is MDEGDLDLSNPEAFSGPSMGEDLPSSCSMDSFFDEILKDTHHHSCTHTHTCNPPGPDLSHTHTCFHVHTKILSAPADETAESAEKSSSKKRPSGNREAVRKYREKKKARAASLEDEVIQLRALNQQLLKKLQGQAALEAEVARLRCLLVDLRGRIEGEIGSFPYQRPLKGGSDLVSNVTQANFMGAHVLNSCDFRCDDEVYCLHPGMQGKNMGERGVVNNQEFGVCEIGNIQCMGSSASGSSDFVGCGRGNVMPVGCSSNIDKIEGAHATTEG, encoded by the coding sequence ATGGACGAAGGGGATCTCGATTTGTCTAACCCGGAGGCGTTCTCGGGGCCCAGCATGGGTGAGGATCTCCCGAGCAGCTGCTCGATGGATAGTTTCTTTGATGAGATCCTCAAAGACACACACCACCATTCTTGCACTCACACGCACACCTGCAACCCTCCTGGCCCCGATCTCTCCCACACCCACACCTGCTTCCATGTCCACACTAAAATTCTCTCAGCTCCTGCTGATGAGACCGCTGAATCTGCTGAGAAGAGCTCTTCAAAGAAACGACCTTCTGGCAACCGTGAAGCAGTTCGGAAGTATCGGGAGAAGAAGAAGGCCCGGGCGGCATCCTTAGAAGATGAGGTTATCCAATTGAGAGCACTCAATCAGCAACTGTTGAAGAAACTCCAGGGTCAAGCTGCTCTTGAAGCGGAGGTAGCGAGGCTTCGGTGCTTGCTTGTGGATCTAAGGGGGAGGATTGAAGGAGAGATCGGGTCTTTTCCTTATCAGAGACCACTAAAAGGGGGCAGTGATTTGGTTTCGAATGTGACGCAGGCGAACTTTATGGGTGCCCATGTGTTGAACTCGTGTGACTTCCGCTGTGACGATGAGGTTTACTGCCTTCACCCTGGGATGCAGGGGAAGAACATGGGTGAAAGAGGTGTGGTGAATAATCAGGAATTTGGAGTTTGTGAGATTGGAAATATTCAGTGCATGGGCAGTTCGGCTTCTGGATCGTCAGACTTTGTGGGTTGTGGACGTGGAAATGTAATGCCTGTCGGCTGTTCATCAAATATTGATAAGATTGAAG